In Candidatus Eisenbacteria bacterium, a single window of DNA contains:
- a CDS encoding ECF-type sigma factor, whose protein sequence is MRNRREDNQVTELLLELRRGNRAVLDDLVPIVYDELRAIARRRLRSERGGHTLTTTALVHEAFLKLVQLDRIEWQSRAHFFAIAAQAMRHVLVNYALRRKRVKRGGGAVHVPLEDAPDLPVAEADRILALDAALERLVALNPRHARIVECRFFAGMSIEETATALDISPATAKRDWALLRAWLRRELNGNA, encoded by the coding sequence GTGCGGAACCGAAGAGAGGACAATCAGGTCACGGAGCTCCTCCTGGAGCTGCGGCGGGGGAACAGGGCCGTCCTCGACGACCTGGTCCCGATCGTCTACGACGAGCTTCGGGCGATCGCCCGCCGACGGCTTCGCTCCGAGCGGGGCGGCCACACCCTCACCACAACGGCGCTGGTCCACGAAGCCTTCCTGAAGCTCGTGCAGCTCGACCGGATCGAGTGGCAGTCGCGCGCCCACTTCTTCGCGATCGCGGCGCAGGCCATGAGGCACGTCCTCGTCAATTACGCGCTCCGGCGCAAGCGCGTGAAGCGCGGCGGCGGGGCGGTGCACGTGCCCCTCGAGGATGCGCCGGACCTGCCCGTCGCAGAGGCGGATCGCATCCTGGCTCTCGACGCGGCTCTCGAGAGGCTCGTCGCCTTGAATCCCCGTCACGCACGGATCGTCGAGTGCCGTTTCTTCGCCGGGATGAGCATCGAAGAGACGGCCACCGCCCTCGACATCTCCCCCGCCACCGCCAAGCGCGACTGGGCGCTTCTGCGCGCATGGCTACGGCGGGAGCTGAACGGCAACGCGTGA
- a CDS encoding tetratricopeptide repeat protein, with amino-acid sequence MSSGAWERVQRLFEEALDLPVEERPAFLRDACHGSPELEKEVGDLLAAHDGDDGLPSIPTVWLGALGASEPPRFAPGDRVADRYEIRDLLGRGGMGEVYEARDHALEIDVALKVLRISIRSEESYRRLKTEGFLARSVWHPNICRLFDLGRHDDERGTTWFLTMEKLRGVTLSERLRSEGIPRETARLFGEQIAAALGSAHEAGVVHRDLKPGNVMLVDRDGSEQAVVTDFGIARSIEESGSGGSPSDSLLAAGTPAYMAPEQVRGEPGGPEADIYALGVVLFEMVTRRPPFVGGSPAEAARRRLTEEPPSPRDLVPDLDERWERTILRCLEREPERRFRLAEEVAAALAGRIPDAGSQPITPALRGRETLPAERDDFVGRATEIGTLDRLFEDGARLVTLAGAAGMGKTRLAIRYGRQGLEAWPGGVWFCDLKDARDLQAIASSVARSFGLPIGRQDPVEHLGQAIAARSRCLVILDNFEQVVEHATASVGRWLADAPEARFLVTSRERLRLDPTEQVLAVEPLATNAATDLFTSRARWLRPGVDLHGPEAEAVREIVRLVDGMPLAIELAAARTRVMPASGILGQMRDRFRLLTGGRTTRHETLEVAIEGSWDLLAPWERSAWAQCSVFEDGFTLEAAERVLDRTGWPDPVALVDLLHGLVDRSLLRTTAIAEKGGAEARFGMYASLQEYARRKLSEPLGEKNPVDAIAAEERHGRWYSRYGTDEAVERLDAPDGKDQRRSLERELANLVAATRRALRRQDGLVATLAYRAATEIMVLRGPLVTAVEIGLDLLNGLELEPPDRARVLFSLARLERCCGNKEATRAHTEEAVSLARGTSDARLMATLVGWRGNIDYDEGALDSARAHYAEALEVHRARGDHRLAGMILSNLGIVEAVQGRYEEAAAYYVSALELLEQAGDRRRVGYVHGYLGSLHRSRGRYPEALAQHARSLEILREEGDRAFECQALGNLGNLHVEMGNSHEAIGCYEAALAIARETGDRRNEGLFLSNLGSLHLRQGRLEHARSCLEPALAHHRVVGTRTMEGYALGLLGRLSHMEGRSDEARRELAEAEAIMREAGHPIELGRILFHRAELELHSSNVDSARAALEEVEELARSRGFGPETELGVMATKLRNAIAAVGSA; translated from the coding sequence GTGAGCAGCGGCGCGTGGGAACGGGTCCAACGCCTCTTCGAGGAGGCGCTGGACCTGCCGGTGGAGGAACGGCCGGCCTTCCTGCGCGATGCCTGCCATGGATCGCCCGAGCTCGAGAAGGAAGTGGGGGACCTGCTCGCCGCGCACGACGGGGACGACGGCCTGCCGTCCATCCCCACGGTCTGGCTGGGCGCCCTCGGCGCTTCCGAACCCCCGCGCTTCGCCCCGGGAGATCGGGTCGCCGATCGGTACGAGATCCGCGACCTGCTCGGACGCGGCGGCATGGGAGAGGTATACGAGGCCCGGGACCACGCCCTCGAGATCGACGTCGCGCTGAAGGTGCTCCGGATCTCGATACGGAGCGAAGAGTCCTACCGCCGCCTGAAGACGGAGGGCTTCCTCGCGCGTTCCGTGTGGCATCCCAACATCTGCCGCCTCTTCGACCTCGGGCGGCACGACGACGAGCGCGGAACCACCTGGTTCCTGACGATGGAGAAGCTCCGCGGAGTCACGCTGTCGGAGCGGCTCCGGAGTGAGGGGATTCCGCGCGAGACGGCGCGTCTGTTCGGCGAGCAGATCGCGGCGGCGCTCGGGTCCGCCCACGAAGCGGGTGTGGTGCATCGGGACCTCAAGCCCGGGAACGTCATGCTCGTGGATCGGGATGGATCGGAGCAGGCGGTGGTGACCGATTTCGGGATCGCTCGCTCCATCGAGGAGAGCGGCTCCGGCGGCAGCCCGAGCGATTCCCTTCTGGCCGCGGGAACGCCTGCCTACATGGCTCCCGAGCAGGTTCGAGGCGAGCCGGGAGGCCCCGAGGCCGACATCTACGCGCTCGGCGTCGTGCTCTTCGAGATGGTCACGAGGAGGCCGCCCTTCGTCGGAGGCTCCCCTGCCGAGGCCGCGCGGAGAAGGCTCACCGAAGAGCCCCCCTCTCCCCGTGACCTCGTGCCCGATCTCGACGAGCGCTGGGAACGAACGATTCTGCGCTGCCTCGAGCGCGAGCCGGAGCGCCGGTTTCGCCTCGCGGAAGAGGTCGCGGCCGCACTGGCCGGCCGCATCCCCGACGCGGGATCACAACCGATCACGCCGGCTTTGCGCGGACGGGAGACGCTGCCCGCGGAGCGGGACGACTTCGTCGGCCGGGCGACCGAGATCGGCACGCTGGATCGGCTGTTCGAGGACGGCGCGCGGCTCGTCACGTTGGCCGGAGCCGCCGGAATGGGAAAGACTCGGCTCGCCATACGGTACGGCCGGCAAGGGCTCGAGGCCTGGCCGGGCGGGGTCTGGTTCTGCGACCTCAAGGACGCGCGCGATCTCCAGGCCATCGCGTCCTCGGTTGCGCGATCGTTCGGCCTTCCGATCGGCCGGCAGGATCCGGTGGAGCACCTCGGGCAGGCGATCGCGGCACGGAGCCGGTGCCTCGTGATCCTCGACAACTTCGAGCAGGTGGTGGAACACGCAACGGCGTCCGTGGGGCGCTGGCTCGCCGACGCGCCGGAGGCGCGTTTCCTCGTCACGAGCCGCGAGCGGTTGCGTCTCGATCCGACGGAGCAAGTCCTCGCCGTCGAGCCGCTGGCGACGAATGCGGCCACGGATCTCTTCACGTCCCGGGCTCGATGGCTCCGGCCGGGGGTGGATCTCCACGGCCCCGAGGCCGAAGCCGTGCGGGAGATCGTTCGCCTCGTGGACGGGATGCCGCTCGCGATCGAGCTCGCGGCCGCACGCACGCGCGTGATGCCGGCCTCGGGAATCCTGGGTCAGATGCGGGATCGGTTCCGGCTCCTCACGGGAGGACGCACGACGAGGCACGAGACCCTGGAGGTCGCCATCGAGGGTTCCTGGGACCTCCTGGCGCCCTGGGAACGGTCCGCGTGGGCGCAGTGCTCGGTGTTCGAGGACGGATTCACGCTCGAGGCCGCGGAGCGCGTCCTCGACAGGACCGGCTGGCCCGATCCGGTCGCCCTCGTGGACCTCCTTCATGGACTCGTCGACCGAAGCCTCTTGCGCACGACCGCCATCGCGGAGAAGGGCGGAGCCGAGGCCCGGTTCGGCATGTACGCGAGCCTGCAGGAGTACGCCCGGCGCAAGCTGAGCGAGCCTCTCGGGGAGAAGAATCCCGTCGACGCCATTGCCGCGGAGGAACGCCACGGACGATGGTACTCACGCTACGGAACGGACGAAGCGGTGGAGAGGCTGGACGCCCCGGACGGCAAGGATCAGCGGCGCAGTCTCGAGCGCGAGCTCGCGAATCTCGTCGCCGCGACACGGCGCGCCCTGCGCCGGCAGGACGGCTTGGTCGCAACGCTCGCCTACCGGGCCGCGACGGAGATCATGGTTCTGCGCGGTCCGCTCGTGACCGCCGTCGAGATCGGACTCGACCTGCTGAATGGGCTCGAGCTCGAGCCGCCCGATCGGGCCCGAGTCCTCTTTTCTCTGGCGCGACTGGAGCGCTGCTGCGGAAACAAGGAAGCCACTCGCGCCCATACGGAGGAAGCGGTTTCCCTGGCCCGCGGCACCTCGGACGCAAGGCTCATGGCGACCCTCGTGGGGTGGCGCGGGAACATCGATTACGACGAGGGCGCCCTGGATTCCGCGCGGGCCCACTACGCGGAGGCGCTCGAGGTCCACCGGGCGCGCGGAGATCACCGCCTTGCCGGCATGATCCTCAGCAATCTGGGGATCGTGGAGGCCGTGCAAGGACGCTATGAGGAAGCGGCGGCCTATTACGTGTCCGCACTCGAGCTGCTCGAGCAGGCCGGAGATCGCCGCCGCGTCGGCTACGTGCACGGATATCTCGGATCGCTGCACAGGAGCCGCGGCCGCTATCCGGAAGCGCTCGCTCAGCACGCACGATCGCTGGAGATCCTACGCGAGGAGGGGGATCGCGCGTTCGAGTGTCAGGCGCTCGGGAACCTGGGCAACCTTCATGTCGAGATGGGGAATTCCCACGAGGCGATCGGGTGCTACGAGGCTGCCCTGGCGATCGCTCGCGAGACCGGTGATCGCCGGAACGAGGGACTCTTCCTGAGCAATCTCGGCAGCCTGCATCTTCGGCAAGGACGGCTGGAGCACGCCCGCTCGTGTCTCGAGCCCGCGCTCGCGCACCATCGCGTGGTGGGTACGCGCACGATGGAAGGGTATGCGCTGGGTCTCCTGGGAAGGCTGTCCCACATGGAGGGCCGTAGCGACGAGGCTCGGCGCGAGCTCGCGGAGGCGGAAGCCATCATGCGCGAGGCGGGGCATCCCATCGAGCTGGGCCGGATCCTCTTCCATCGAGCGGAGCTGGAGCTGCATTCCTCGAATGTCGACTCCGCGAGGGCAGCCCTCGAAGAAGTGGAGGAGCTGGCCAGGTCTCGCGGATTCGGTCCGGAGACCGAGCTCGGGGTCATGGCCACGAAGCTCCGCAACGCGATCGCCGCGGTGGGCTCCGCCTAG